The following are encoded together in the Corticium candelabrum chromosome 1, ooCorCand1.1, whole genome shotgun sequence genome:
- the LOC134187281 gene encoding nmrA-like family domain-containing protein 1 codes for MSARIVTVFGATGAQGGGVARALLERGGSWKVRGVTRNPESEKAKALTALGAEMVKASLDDKESIKRAVAGSYAAFVVTNYWEIMDAARETKQGKDAADACKEVGVKHYIYSGLENVKRIAGIDVPHFDAKGEVEDYLPSVGLPYTIIRFPAYYDFWPKSGQKQDDGTYALTMCMGKDPLHGLAVSDAGPAVASILENREEYIGKTIGLSGDCRPVSEYTDVLTKNTNKTYKYVEVDYETFAKFGFPGADDMAMMFKFYRTDKFHRDIELTRKLNPKVQTFEDYVKANRATIDAI; via the exons ATGTCCGCTCGAATTGTCACCGTGTTTGGAGCTACAGGCGCCCAGGGTGGTGGAGTAGCTCGTGCATTACTCGAACGTGGCGGCTCCTGGAAAGTGCGCGGTGTCACCCGCAACCCTGAGTCCGAAAAAGCCAAAGCTCTCACTGCCCTCGGAGCAGAAATGGTCAAGGCATCTCTAGATGACAAAGAGAGCATAAAGCGAGCAGTAGCCGGCTCGTATGCTGCCTTTGTTGTGACCAACTACTGGGAGATAATGGACGCAGCACGGGAGACTAAGCAGGGAAAAGATGCAGCAGACGCATGCAAAGAGGTAGGAGTCAAGCACTACATCTACAGCGGGCTGGAAAATGTGAAGAGGATTGCGGGTATCGACGTGCCTCATTTCGATGCCAAAGGAGAAGTAGAAGACTACCTGCCTTCTGTTGGTCTTCCCTATACAATCATCAGATTTCCTGCTTATTATGATTTCTGGCCGAAGTCTGGGCAGAAGCAAGACGATGGGACATATGCTCTCACCATGTGTATGGGGAAGGATCCACTTCATGGGTTGGCAGTGAGCGATGCTGGTCCTGCTGTTGCATCGATCCTGGAAAATCGTGAAGAATACATCGGGAAGACGATCGGCTTGTCAGGCGATTGTCGACCTGTTTCGGAGTACACCGACGTCTTGAcgaaaaacacaaacaaaacatacaaatacgttgaa gtTGACTACGAGACGTTTGCTAAGTTTGGATTTCCGGGGGCCGACGATATGGCTATGATGTTCAAGTTCTATCGAACCGACAAGTTTCATCGTGATATCGAATTGACGAGGAAGCTGAATCCCAAAGTTCAGACATTCGAGGACTACGTGAAAGCCAATCGTGCCACCATTGACGCCATCTAA
- the LOC134178112 gene encoding uncharacterized protein LOC134178112: protein MAHRTFARRFVISLLLLLLVFLLSLILLPCFSNEKSREIQKMVTVTSSDDTLKRNCRSVLVLGAATLTGFHVSRCLALRKNVNVIGVDNLHGRDNRTKTARAFELYRLGIAIHSVDVCEEGYVAELVEQHGVSCFVHVIDDEVSLSGGGGGYDVAAQFECLAHNLEKIAGKNVHMVLVTSSVSIEAPDSRSQLTYRQNFINLKSSIIRKLVDIYCKTSRLSCVILNAVNTYREFAKDDAIMSLVENFMKSQHEKSFLAYRVWLTSVRDVATSVVHALQAKSRLCGESLIIKPTYRISMSELQQMQRHSNRDNITHYSFTNQQLSASRKDYGLCSMTSHGIKEAGNSHDDVIVDIPRKQYADRLGEEKSRRIQREWETVLKKRNVQLQRQRKSNLQKFYQFAKKVNLMLPQMPTKKFTFHAGRDSPRYDIVRLSGFQNNIKVYVVDCIGKVSFDSKIIDKDIGLYRSELMKFCREINQCVAFNTKGFLKKKVSERKHWVAMQEGGLYVADIDMCQADLHDCVKHSTCHSSGAARFRCTCDKGYWGKTCMPRYDADGLRRNLEEQEKKTDEINGVDWTTLKQNKNFVFFPGMDSPGGDYIVAEHLKQNAQSLRIACLSTRRCLAFNTNGILKSFVQWSSRWMRWTDSPGHGFYVLDLDYCAMDEMECPELSRCQRLGAANYSCVCDAGLRMIVKDLKHMCVPVEEQTQDGHVESNKARTSQDGYIHVILSADVEHWKGLAVVVRSMLANCMSPSIIRFHVVVVGETAESLRQFLGCSGIHLKDQLDIRLLDDLEIPQEKITVNSNPKVVGNLASMANFARFYFHRLFPRLKQALYIDVDTVIQKDIQLLWNVVIKSSAAFAAVERSTPSYGQFFGKWVKKIFTERYGYIFRDADPTFNAGVYAVDLALWEENKILDDIRFWMKKNSEHHLWAYGTQPLLLLTLYNRWDKLPTEWNFQGLGYNTMLRQDELSRAALLHWSGRRKPWLEDGLYKAYWLKYNNECSSRGQCVRDRRVETGRMWSCRCEMGFGGDMCQESRTHQ from the exons ATGGCACATCGCACGTTTGCACGACGGTTCGTCATCTCTCTGTTGCTGCTTCTTCTCGTTTTCCTTCTCTCTCTCATTCTGCTTCctt GTTTCTCCAATGAGAAGAGCCGGGAAATTCAAAAGATGGTAACAGTGACGTCATCGGACGACACACTGAAACGCAATTGCCGGTCGGTTCTGGTACTCGGAGCTGCTACGTTGACGGGATTCCACGTTTCTCGTTGTTTGGCGCTGCGCAAGAATGTCAACGTTATTGGAGTGGACAATCTGCATGGACGCGACAACAGGACGAAGACAGCGCGTGCATTTGAGCTCTACCGGTTGGGCATAGCAATTCATTCTGTCGACGTTTGTGAGGAAGGGTATGTAGCTGAACTTGTGGAGCAGCACGGAGTGTCGTGTTTTGTGCACGTGATTGATGATGAGGTCAGTCTGTCTGGAGGAGGTGGTGGATATGATGTGGCTGCACAGTTTGAGTGCTTGGCTCACAATCTTGAGAAGATAGCAGGAAAG aATGTGCACATGGTTCTTGTCACATCATCGGTCAGCATTGAAGCTCCTGACAGTCGCTCTCAACTCACATATCGTCAGAATTTTATTAACCTGAAAAGCAGTATAATTAGGAAACTTGTCGATATCTACTGCAAAACGTCAAGATTATCATGTGTGATTCTGAATGCTGTCAACACGTATAGAGAATTTGCAAAGGATGATGCTATTATGTCTCTAGTGGAGAATTTTATGAAAAGCCAACATGAAAA ATCGTTTCTGGCATATCGAGTTTGGTTGACATCTGTACGTGATGTTGCTACAAGTGTTGTTCACGCTCTGCAAGCGAAATCGAGATTATGTGGAGAGAGCTTAATTATTAAACCCACTTATCGCATATCAATGAGTGAACTTCAACAGATGCAG AGACACAGCAATAGAGACAATATCACACATTATTCGTTCACCAACCAGCAATTGAGTGCTTCTCGTAAAG ATTATGGACTTTGCTCCATGACATCACATGGTATCAAAGAGGCAGGCAACAGCCATGATGATGTGATAGTCGATATCCCAAGGAAACAATATGCAGACAGACTAGGTGAAGAGAAAAGTAGACGAATACAAAGGGAGTGGGAAACGGTTCTTAAGAAACGTAATGTCCAACTACAGCGGCAACGAAAGAGCAATCTTCAAAA aTTTTATCAGTTTGCAAAGAAAGTGAATTTGATGTTACCTCAAATGCCCACGAAAAAGTTCACTTTTCATGCAG GGAGAGATTCGCCACGTTATGACATAGTGCGACTTTCTGGATTTCAAAACAATATCAAA gtctATGTGGTGGACTG tatTGGGAAGGTATCATTTGACAGCAAGATTATTGATAAGGACATTGGGTTATATAGATCA GAGCTGATGAAGTTTTGCAGGGAGATTAACCAGTGTGTGGCGTTTAATACCAAGGGCTTTCTAAAGAAGAAAGTTTCTGAACGTAAGCATTGGGTTGCAATGCAAGAAGGAGGCTTATATGTGGCAG ATATTGATATGTGTCAAGCTGATTTACATGATTGTGTCAAGCATAGCACATGTCATTCATCCG GTGCAGCTCGTTTCAGATGTACTTGTGACAAGGGGTATTGGGGCAAGACTTGCATGCCTCGTTATGATGCAGACGGATTACGTCGAAATCTGGAGGAACAAGAAAAGAAGACAGATGAGATAAATGGTGTCGACTGGACAACACTGAAACAGAACAAAAACTTTGTTTTTTTTCCT GGCATGGATTCTCCGGGTGGAGATTACATCGTAGCCGAGCATCTCAAACAGAATGCACAAAGTCTCCGTATCGCTTGCTTGAGTACTCGCcgttgcctcg CCTTTAATACAAATGGCATTCTGAAGTCGTTTGTCCAATGGAGTAGCAGATGGATGCGATGGACTGATTCTCCTGGTCATGGTTTTTATGTTTTGG ATTTGGATTACTGCGCTATGGATGAAATGGAATGTCCTGAGCTTTCGCGATGTCAGAGACTTGGAGCAGCCAATTATAGCTGTGTGTGCGACGCAGGTCTGCGTATGATCGTGAAAGATCTGAAACACATGTGCGTGCCAGTCGAAGAACAGACACAAGACGGACACGTCGAGTCTAACAAAGCGAGAACGTCACAAGATGGATACATTCACGTTATTCTCTCTGCAGATGTTGAACATTGGAAAG GGCTTGCTGTGGTCGTGAGGTCGATGCTGGCAAACTGTATGTCACCGAGTATCATTCGGTTTCATGTTGTGGTAGTTGGTGAAACGGCAGAGAGTTTGAGGCAGTTTTTGGGCTGCAGTGGAATTCATTTGAAGGATCAG CTAGACATTCGGTTGCTGGACGATCTGGAGATCCCTCAGGAGAAAATCACCGTTAACTCAAACCCTAAAGTCGTTGGCAATCTAGCAAGCATGGCTAACTTTGCTCGCTTCTATTTTCACAG GCTATTTCCTCGATTGAAACAAGCGTTGTACATCGACGTCGACACGGTAATTCAGAAAGACATTCAATTGTTATGGAACGTTGTGATCAAGTCTAGTGCTGCGTTTGCAGCCGTCGAGAG GAGCACACCGTCCTATGGACAGTTTTTTGGGAAATGGGTAAAGAAGATCTTCACAGAAAG GTATGGATACATTTTTCGTGATGCGGATCCAACTTTCAATGCCGGTGTTTATGCTGTCGATCTCGCATTGTGGGAAGAAAACAAAATACTGGATGACATTCGGTTCTGGATGAAAAAG AATTCGGAACATCATTTATGGGCATATGGTACTCAACCTCTTCTCTTACTGACGTTATACAATCGATGGGACAAACTGCCAACAGAGTGGAATTTTCAAG GTTTGGGTTACAACACGATGCTTAGGCAAGATGAATTGTCTCGTGCTGCATTGCTTCACTGGAGTGGAAGAA GGAAACCTTGGCTTGAGGATGGATTGTACAAGGCCTACTGGTTGAAATACAACAATGAGTGCTCAAGTCGTGGTCAGTGTGTTAGGGATAGAAGAGTGGAAACTGGTCGGATGTGGTCGTGTCGATGCGAGATGGGATTCGGTGGTGATATGTGCCAGGAAAGTAGAACGCATCAGTAA
- the LOC134185780 gene encoding interaptin-like: MLRDDELEIKDLSCTARSLHDEDKLAEAESSYRRLLELYKRTKHQPRDEADALLGLVDCLYRQHKMNEVDVFTEQCLSFLQDITPQDEKLLPQLYNALHNRGACLYEQGKYERASGYLRESINIQRSLPSVNKESIAETCFCLSRCLLSQFLTKEAEDVTREAYALSSSIDSKAAEAATLLAYTVQLNEGSDDEVKQLLQQAEGSTSMVNRMEGKAYVLSEMAELLMLRKEHVRAIEALKEAASLQRRLLPTNHHHTALTLCRMAECLVKLDKQMDALLLFHESSELISKIMGDGHPIRGRCLFGVGQILVSQQKCQEAESILKESVNILCHTISLHPTTNAAIRDLNYCLQMLKKDRDAIKALQQHQQVDFSEQSEHDASAFQADDLHREMGQLRESNQAIEAEKSALQQQLRDEEVATRVVTDESEHRGGQLGRLRQLARQRDEDRKQLQAAICEQERLTAQKQKEATRLQQQIARVRSQLDDKERQLQRRAEKISGMRVTMNDMNDTIEEQRRQINSLRQESQELDTANEHLTRDLQRSYEELRALIMGDFARDDNSNS, encoded by the exons ATGCTTCGTGACGATGAACTTGAAATTAAGG ATTTATCTTGTACAGCGAGGAGCTTGCATGACGAGGACAAACTTGCAGAAGCTGAATCAAGTTACCGTCGATTGCTGGAGCTATACAAGAGAACGAAGCATCAACCTAGAGATGAAGCAGATG CACTTCTTGGGTTGGTGGATTGTCTGTATCGACAACACAAAATGAATGAAGTCGACGTGTTTACGGAGCAGTGTTTGTCGTTTCTACAAGATATTACACCTCAAGATGAGAAGTTGCTGCCACAGCTGTACAACG CGTTACACAACAGGGGAGCGTGTCTATACGAGCAGGGCAAGTATGAAAGAGCATCAGGATATCTAAGAGAGTCAATCAACATCCAGCGTAGTTTGCCCTCTGTGAACAAAGAAAGTATAGCAGAAA cttgtttctgtctgtcacgCTGTCTTTTGTCTCAATTTTTaacaaaagaagcagaagaTGTGACAAGAGAAGCGTATGCTTTATCATCTAGCATAGATAGTAAAGCAGCAGAAG CTGCCACTCTATTGGCTTATACGGTTCAACTAAATGAAGGATCAGATGACGAAGTGAAACAACTGTTACAACAGGCTGAGGGATCGACTTCTATGGTAAATAGAATGGAAGGCAAAGCATATG tgttgagtgaaatggCGGAATTATTGATGCTCAGAAAGGAACACGTTCGCGCCATTGAGGCACTGAAGGAAGCGGCATCACTACAACGACGTTTGTTGCCGACAAACCATCACCATACTGCCTTGA CTCTTTGTCGTATGGCTGAATGTCTAGTgaaactagacaaacaaatggatgCTTTGTTATTGTTCCATGAGTCATCGGAACTCATCAGTAAAATAATGGGCGATGGGCATCCAATAAGAGGAAGAT GTTTGTTTGGTGTCGGCCAGATCCTTGTAAGTCAGCAAAAGTGCCAAGAAGCAGAGAGCATTCTGAAGGAAAGTGTCAATATTTTGTGTCATACTATATCGCTACATCCCACAACAAATGCAG CAATTCGAGATCTGAACTATTGCTTACAAATGCTGAAGAAAGATCGAGATGCAATTAAAGCattgcaacaacatcaacaagttGATTTTTCTGAGCAAA GCGAACATGACGCAAGTGCATTTCAAGCTGATGATTTGCACAGAGAGATGGGGCAGCTGAGAGAAAGCAATCAAGCCATCGAAGCAGAGAAATCTGCTTTACAGCAGCAGTTGAGAGATGAGGAGGTTGCAACTCGTGTCGTCACCGATGAGAGTGAACATCGAGGAGGACAATTAGGGAGATTACGGCAACTCGCACGGCAACGTGATGAAGACAGGAAACAACTCCAAGCAGCAATTTGTGAGCAGGAACGTCTTACAgcacagaaacagaaagaagCAACTCGACTGCAGCAGCAGATTGCTAGAGTGAGAAGTCAGTTGGATGACAAGGAGAGACAACTGCAACGACGGGCAGAAAAAATCAGTGGCATGAGAGTCACGATGAATGACATGAATGACACAATAGAAGAACAGAGAAGGCAGATCAACAGTTTGAGGCAGGAGTCCCAAGAGTTGGACACAGCTAATGAACATCTGACAAGAGACTTGCAGCGATCTTACGAAG agcTACGAGCCCTAATCATGGGAGACTTTGCAAGAGACGATAACTCGAATTCTTGA
- the LOC134194117 gene encoding complement C2-like encodes MKPSFLILGVTALACLQVSLAESDTCNGRSKCSSCQCSALEICGKAIFSEDEPSRFPDQQVSSCMNCTWVLSVVASKRVKLTFSQFVLGSGDKVQIYNGDSKKSPLIVRWREGDSPTDVVSSGSSMTVILITDRCGQNPLIKASFKAIDCGNLFYINPGNGKSVQIQSPNFPKKYPNNLCCIWMFVSSGDLLLSVRVNIEVVGTAESGDKLIIQKSLEASRSDRQVHKYYGKTKRNKSLTFRNTPGLTIKFYSNEKKRGKGFSLNVVALAQGLHCPIPKSFKNGFVSLINFGRTAKYACCDGFKLYGSNKRSCSDRRWTPSNTPTCKSVSSCTLPLNMKVSNASTNVAIGEEVSLYCTQGYKLSNSLKLLPALCDCNGKWNITTNPSQCEDYFCASPPPPPTPGGVTSFEDDENRATFLVGSRVNYTCPEGYNLDGIPYRVCTKDLDWKPHSTEHNCKKNLQVCPDPGEPENGIRRIKSFAEGRLASFGCKPGFTYHGTDLRTCVVDEQNNTFWDGKEGYCESDFKSPLGLAFQLKETFTDRVGACVIDNHPSASTVETPTASASTVELNLPTETDNKLPASPDCRGRTVVVGEGCIDLIYIADCSKSVGEENFNDSLDFVGRSAALFNINNNATRNDTARVALITYDNRVHPIFNLGEKATLVETINAINKTKFCGGATAVRKVLKFVREKVLPISRPQCKRAIFLFSDGVNNWAGDPIKEANELKEEKGIEIYTIAFGVGQQGKRIDSKTLETLASNPDYHFKVRNASNLGYALKKAFTTKFDFCKTCGRAVAPACRNKHHHVCLSETGAWPWVVAIYRIERGNPVFHCGGALISERMILSAAHCFVGHNIEKFLVVVGDTQRFVKEFSEKTFIIKKIFIYQKYDPISLSGDIALLMLHCDVKCSPYVRKVCLPTQKDTIYYRPGTQCIVAGWGATERRELGGNSSAKSTSMKELYLPIADKSICINSTSPQFQKDVTNYTVCAGDGTGNNDACDGDSGGPLFCKRNKEKEIDDDSYVVVGIVSWGEGCGQPRKYGIFTHVLNLMDWVRSVIGINEAPLATDGPEPTTDCPTTATAGATVATHGATVATDGATATTDCTTVATDGAEVATDRPEEENLCPEPPIKLN; translated from the exons ATGAAACCCAGTTTCCTCATTCTTGGAGTGACTGCTCTAGCATGCCTGCAGGTTTCTTTGGCAGAAAGTGACACCTGCAATGGTAGAAGCAAATGCTCGTCGTGTCAATGCTCTG CTTTAGAGATATGCGGAAAAGCGATCTTTTCCGAGGACGAGCCATCTCGATTTCCTGACCAGCAGGTGTCTTCATGCATGAACTGCACGTGGGTGTTATCTGTAGTTGCAAGCAAGCGAGTCAAACTTACGTTCTCACAATTTGTTCTTGGATCTGGAGACAAAGTTCAAATTTATAATGGTGATTCGAAGAAGTCGCCACTCATTGTTAGATGGAGAGAAGGCGACAGTCCGACAGATGTTGTATCATCCGGGAGTTCAATGACGGTAATCCTTATAACAGATCGTTGTGGGCAGAATCCTTTAATAAAAGCATCTTTTAAAGCTATTG atTGTGGAAATCTGTTTTATATAAACCCAGGAAACGGAAAATCAGTGCAGATTCAGTCTCCTAACTTTCCAAAAAAGTATCCGAACAATTTGTGCTGCATATGGATGTTCGTCAGCAGTGGGGATTTACTACTATCAGTACGTGTCAACATCGAGGTTGTCGGTACTGCAGAATCAGGAGACAAACTGATCATTCAGAAATCTTTGGAAGCGTCTAGATCGGACCGCCAAGTACATAAGTACTATGGAAAAACTAAAAGAAACAAATCCTTAACATTTAGAAACACGCCTGGACTTACAATCAAATTTTATTCTAATGAAAAAAAACGGGGAAAAGGATTTTCACTAAACGTTGTTGCTCTTGCACAAG GTCTTCATTGTCCTATCCCAAAGAGTTTTAAAAATGGTTTTGTGAGTCTAATAAATTTTGGTAGGACTGCCAAATATGCTTGTTGTGATGGGTTTAAACTCTACGGAAGTAATAAGCGATCTTGCTCTGACAGAAGATGGACGCCATCAAACACTCctacatgcaaat CTGTGAGTTCCTGCACTTTGCCATTGAATATGAAAGTTTCAAATGCATCTACCAATGTGGCAATCGGAGAAGAAGTGAGTCTCTACTGTACACAAGGATATAAGCTTTCGAATTCGCTCAAATTATTGCCAGCGTTGTGCGATTGCAATGGCAAGTGGAACATAACTACTAACCCATCACAATGTGAAG ACTATTTCTGTGCCTCTCCACCTCCTCCTCCTACTCCAGGAGGAGTGACATCGTTTGAAGATGACGAGAACAGAGCAACGTTTCTCGTCGGATCAAGAGTGAATTACACGTGTCCAGAAGGGTATAACTTGGATGGCATTCCTTATCGCGTTTGCACTAAAGATCTCGATTGGAAGCCACACTCTACAGAACACAATTGTAAAA AAAATCTTCAAGTTTGTCCGGATCCTGGAGAACCGGAGAATGGAATACGTAGAATAAAGTCGTTTGCGGAAGGGCGTCTTGCTTCATTTGGCTGTAAACCTGGCTTTACATATCATGGAACAGACTTGCGTACTTGTGTGGTTGATGAGCAAAACAACACGTTTTGGGATGGCAAGGAAGGTTACTGTGAAA GCGACTTCAAGTCTCCGTTGGGTTTAGCATTTCAACTAAAAGAAACATTTACTGACCGTGTGGGAGCCTGCGTTATTGACAATCATCCTTCCGCTTCGACTGTTGAAACCCCAACTGCTTCCGCATCAACTGTCGAACTAAATTTGCCCACCGAGACTGACAATAAACTTCCTGCGTCACCAGATTGCAGAGGCCGTACAGTGGTTGTTGGAGAAGGATGCATTGATCTAATATATATAGCAGATTGCTCAAAAAGCGTAGGCGAAGAAAACTTCAATGACAGTCTGGACTTCGTGGGTCGCTCAGCAGCtctgtttaatatcaacaacaacGCTACTAGAAATGATACTGCGAGAGTAGCTCTCATCACATACGATAACAGAGTGCATCCCATATTTAATCTGGGAGAAAAGGCAACTCTAGTTGAAACGATTAACGCAATAAACAAGACTAAGTTTTGTGGAGGTGCAACCGCAGTAAGGAAAGTATTGAAATTCGTTAGAGAAAAAGTGCTTCCAATAAGTAGACCACAATGCAAAAGAGCCATATTCCTGTTTTCTGACGGTGTAAACAATTGGGCAGGAGATCCAATTAAAGAAGCAAACGAACTAAAGGAAGAGAAAGGAATAGAAATTTACACTATAGCCTTTGGAGTTGGGCAGCAAGGTAAAAGAATTGACTCGAAAACACTGGAAACGCTCGCGTCCAATCCCGATTATCATTTTAAAGTGAGAAACGCATCTAACCTAGGATATGCATTGAAAAAAGCATTTACAACTAAATTTG ACTTTTGCAAAACGTGTGGTAGAGCTGTCGCTCCAGCATGTAGAAACAAACACCATCACGTGTGTCTTTCGGAAACAGGTGCGTGGCCTTGGGTGGTTGCCATCTACAGGATTGAACGAGGCAATCCGGTTTTTCACTGCGGAGGCGCGTTGATTAGCGAACGTATGATTTTGTCTGCAGCTCACTGCTTCGTTGGTCACAACATTGAGAAATTCTTAGTTGTGGTCGGCGACACGCAGAGGTTTGTAAAAGAATTTAGCGAGAAAACATTCATTATTAAAAAAATTTTCATATATCAGAAATATGATCCAATCTCATTGAGTGGAGACATCGCTCTGCTAATGTTGCATTGCGATGTCAAATGCTCTCCATACGTACGAAAAGTTTGTTTGCCAACTCAAAAGGACACCATCTACTACCGTCCGGGGACCCAGTGCATAGTAGCAGGATGGGGAGCCACAGAAAGGAGAGAACTAGGCGGAAATTCAAGCGCAAAATCGACATCCATGAAAGAACTTTATCTTCCCATTGCAGACAAAAGCATTTGCATAAACAGCACTTCGCCTCAATTTCAAAAAGATGTCACAAATTATACAGTTTGCGCTGGAGACGGTACTGGCAACAATGACGCTTGTGATGGTGATTCAGGAGGTCCTCTCTTTTGTAAACGCAATAAGGAAAAGGAGATCGACGATGACAGTTACGTTGTCGTAGGAATAGTCAGTTGGGGAGAAGGATGTGGACAGCCCAGAAAGTACGGCATATTTACACATGTGCTGAATCTGATGGATTGGGTCAGAAGTGTGATTGGCATAAACGAAGCTCCGTTGGCAACTGACGGCCCAGAACCTACTACTGATTGCCCAACAACGGCAACTGCCGGCGCAACAGTGGCAACTCATGGCGCAACAGTGGCAACTGACGGCGCAACAGCGACAACTGATTGCACAACAGTGGCAACTGACGGCGCAGAAGTGGCAACTGACCGCCCAGAGGAGGAAAACCTGTGTCCGGAACCTCCAATCAAACTGAACTAG